The DNA sequence AAGGCACACATACAGAGCCCAACGGAGTCCATAACAGCTACATGTTGAACCAGCACATCTGCCTTGGCGTGCTGAACTGTATGCCATGTGGGCTCATGGAACCCAAATCATACTTCAAACATGGGGGAAAGCAAACAGGACAGGGGGATATTAATTATTAATGGAATCAAATTAACTGGAAGTGGTTCAGTTAAATGGACTAAAGTAATTCTCCACCCCCCCGGGGACTCTCGAGACGATTCAGGCGTGGGCTCAGGTCCTACCCCCAGCAGTCCAGGGCCATAGCTCTGGGAGGATCAGGAGCATGCTCTAGGCTTGTATATAACAGATGACCTACATATAGGCCTACACATACATGTAGAAAGACGTGTAGACACAGCCGTGTACACACAAATTCCTATGACTAATACACAGAGCAGTCCCAGTACAAAGTGTCTGAGATAGAGGGAGCAGGGGAATTTGGGACAGCAACAGagctctccccctctgtgtgAGAAGAAAGCAGACTGACTGGTGCATTGAGGTGTAACAGGTTGGTGCCTTTCACTGACACCATCCTCCAGGATATTTCAGAGCTACTGGATGCAGGTTGACCCAAAAAGTGTATGCGTGTTCAAAACACAACCCACTTGTGTCATTTCAGGAGACGCACATTAAGAAGGTATCTTGACCCTGTTGTCCCAgttctctccatctgtgtctcaGATCAATCTCTGCCTCCAGCTCTCGTTTCCTCTCAGCCAGGAGCGATGCCAATAGAACTGATGTCAGGATATTCAGTGAGGAACAGACTTGTTAACTCCAGACTCTGAGCTTATCTAATCAATATGGAGAACTGTCAGTGGAGTGTGTGGAGAAGGATACCAACTCAAACTGTGCACCAGTTCCAATGACCACCTCGTGATTGGGAGTGAGTGTGTGATGTACATATATAAAATTACCATCTGTGacaagacctgtgtgtgtgtgtgtgtgtgacatcaatGCATAAAATTTGCACCTCATCCTGACAAGGAACGTCTGCGTGACTGATTTTTCCAATAAGTACGCATGGGAAAGTACGTACAACAGTGACTACACAGAAGTGGAGCATCTCCGAGTCTAATTCATTGACCACACAGAAGTGGAGCATCTCCGAGTCTAATTCATTGACCAATCCCCAAGAGAACATCACAGGTAGACTGAGAAGGAATGAATGGAAAGAgtggtgaggaagagagagaaagggcaagCCTCAGCCTCTCTCAAAATGGAAATCATTGACTTGAGCCGAATCCAATTGCTCACTGAACTAAGACGGTAGAAATGTTGCTACTCTGCTTTCTTTTGGGCTGGAGTGTTATTACCAGACAGAACCAAAAGGATCTAGCCCCTGATCTCCAGACAGAACCAAACGCTCCAGTCCTTTCAACCACTTCCCTGCAGTGCCTCTATACTCTGGTCCTCAGCATAATAAAGCCTGTTATAGCCCTGATTACTCACAGACCCTacgggcgcgcacacacacacacacacacttttgaagTCTGTACCTAGCCATGAGCATTACGAGAGCTATTGTCTGAGTATCTAGTCAGAGACATTGAGTCTGAGATGCTCTAAAGCACTAACAGAAAGGGTTTATACCTATGTGCAAGACATTGAGTACACTTACACACAATATgattgtggatagtcagattaatatagtTTAAAACATTTACATGATTTGCAAGAATaacgatttccctaataatcctgatGGGACTtaaataaatgcagaaaatcaccaATTAAAAATATTATTTCTACCACATTGACAATGTTATTTTTACGAAGCCTATTTGATTCCGAGTTGTGACAAAGTCCGTAAGTGAAAATAAGTTCTAAGATTCATACTTTCAGTTTTTCCCGAGCTCACTTCACTCGTGCATAGGAGGGAGGCTTGCGCTACCCAGTGCTGGCACATGagcagatcaaatacaccactgcaatcaaatcaaatttgtcacatgcgccaaataaaacaggtgtagaccttaccttgaaatacttacaagaccttaacactgcagttcaagaaagagaaaatatttactaaataaaaaaatctaaaaatcaaACAAAAAGTAACAAATTTACATAACAAGGCTAGATAtagggagtactggtaccgagtcaatgtagatagtccgggtggccatttgattagttgttttacggcttgtgggtagaagctgttaaggagccttttggtcttagacttggcgctccggtaccactcgccgtgcagtagcagagagaagtctgactttggtgactggagtcggacaattttttgggccttcttcTGAAACCGCCTAGTAGGTCCTGGATGtcgggaagcttggccccagtgatgtaccggggcgtacacactaccctctgtcgtgCCTTACGGCCAGATcccgagctgttgccataccagacagtgatgcaaccagtcaggatgctctcgatggtcaAGCAGTAGGACTTTGAAGATCTGgggaaccatgccaaatctttccagtctcccgagggggaaaaggtgttgtgccctcttcacaactgtcttggtgtgtttggactatgatagtttattggggatgtggacaccaagtaacTTGAAAACACTccacccgctccacttcagtcccattgatgttaatgggggcctgcaGACCATGGTTTGATTCCATGATGTAttacaaccagccgtgattgggagtccaatagggcggcacacaattggcccagcatcgtccaggttagggtttggccgagctaggcagtcattgtaaataataatttatgtAACTAGGTAAGTCAAAAGAAAGTTGTTTTAAatggttgtcctggcaccacactgacagggCTCTGAGCTCCTCCCTATTTTCGGTGataaggcctaccactgttgtgtcatcagcaaacttattgtgttggagtcgtgctaggccacagtcgtgggtgaacagggactacaggaggggactaagcactcacccctgaggtgccccagtgttgacggtcagtgtggcagatgtgtagttgcctacccttaccacctggaggcggcccatcaggaagttcaggatccagtcgcagagggaggtgtttagtcccagggtcattagcttagtgattagctttgtgggcactatggtgttgaatgtagagctatagtcaatgaatagcattctcacataggtgttccttttgtccaggtgggaaagggcagtggggagatcgattgagattgcatctgtggatctgttggggcggtacgcaaattggtgtgagtctagggtttctggcatgatagtgttgatgtgagccatgactagcctttcaaagcacttggctacagatgtgagtgctaaggGGCAGTAATGGGTTAGGCAGGCTCCCTTCGCTTTCATAGGCACAGGGACTACGGTGGACTGTTTGAAACATGtacacaaccgttcaaaagtttagagTCACTTAAAAAGTTATTTTTATTGAAAgtaatttttttgtccattaaattaacatcaaattgatcagaaatacagtgtagatattgttaatgttgtatatgactattgtagctgaaaacggctgacttaatggaatatctacataggcgtacagaggcccattatcagcaaccatcactcctgtgttctaatggcacattgtgttagctttttatttgatttcacctttatttaaccaggtaggctagttgagaacaagttctcatttgcaactgcgacctggccaagataaagcgtaacAATTTGGCacatacaacagagttacacatggaataaacaaaagatagtcaataatacagtagaacaaaagaaaacaaaaagtctatatacagtgagtgcaaatgaggtaagttaaggaaatagctaatccaagtttatcatttaaaaaaaggctgattgatcattagaaaacccttttgcaattatgttagcacagctgaaaactgttgctctgattaaagaagcaagaaacctggccttctttagactagttgagtatctggagcatcagcaattgTGGGTTTGATGTGTAtaattcaattaaaaatcattatttataaccttgtcaacctCTTGAcaatatttcctattcattttgcaactcatttcatgtatgttttcatggaaaacaaggacatttccaaacttttgaacgatagtgtagGTATTAGACTCGGACacggagaggttgaaaatgccagtcatgacactttccagttggtccacgcataaTCACAGttcacatcctggtaatccatatgtctcgcagctttgtgaatgttgacctgtttaaaaaaggtcttgctcacatcggctacggagagcatgatcacacagttgtccggaacagttGCTagtctcatgcatgcttcagtgttgcttaacTCGAAGGGAGCATAataaggcatttagctcatctggtaggctcgcgtcactgggcagcccATGGCAGGGTTTCGCTTTGTAGTCTAAtaattttcaagccctgccatatcTGACAAGTGTCAGAGCTGGTTTAGTAGAATTCAAACTTTAGCCTGAATTGACACTGCCTGTTTGATGGTCTGATGGCATAGCGGGATTGCTTATacgtgtcccgctccttgaaagcggcagccctggactttagctcagtgcagatgttgcctgtaatccattggttctggttgggaaatgtacgtacagtcacaacgtcgatgcatttattgatgaagccggtgactgaggtgataTACTCAATGCAATtgaatgaatcccggaacatattccagtctgtgctagcgaaacagtcctgtagcgtagcatccacgtcatctgaccacttctgtattgagcgagtcactggtgcttcctgctttagtttttgcttgtaagcagaggccttatacagctcgttgagtgcggtcttagtaccAGTATcgttttgtggtggtaaatagacagctacgaataatacagatgagaactcttggtagatagtgttgtctaCAGCTAATGAGGTATTCTACTTCAGAAGAGCAATACcgcgagacttctttaatattagacattgcacaccagcagttattgacaaatagacacacacccgcccctcgtcttaccagacgtagctgctctgcCCTGCCGAAACACAGAgaagccagctctatattatccgtgttgttaactgactttaatgtcctgttggtaggatagtcttaaattatagatcgtccagtttgttttccaatgattgcacgttggccaattaggagggaagtggtggtttacctactcaTCTGTAATGAGTAGATCCCGCCCTTCTCCCCCTTGTTTTTCACACTGAAGAcaggatttgggccttgtctcgaCCATGCAGTATATAAAGAAAAAAGCTTTGTCCAGTTCTTAGGTGCATAATCACTGTTCTggtgtccagaagctcttttcggtcataagagacagtagcagcaacattatgtacaaaatgagatAAATGTGAGGAAAAAAGCCACCCCCTCCGGCACCATTCTCTACTGAAACGCCAATTAAGAggtttacatgtcctaatcatTTGAAAGgatgctcagaaaaccaggtgtttgaaATTGCTGTATGCTTTGTTTGGTTTGACCTTACACCGATTAAAATAAGCAGAACAAAGTGCTTAAAAATCGGTGTAGTCAAAATTGAACTAAGCATACGCCGATTTAaaacctggttttctgagcaatcgtTCCAATTATTAGGACATGACTACTGCCATAACCAGTTTAATATTGAATTTTTAGTGTGCATATAAATGAACTCACTGTCTGAATCTATTCTCCACACTATCAGGGGACAGAGTTCCATGGCACCGAAGAAGAGGAGCCATCCATTCCCAGGCTAGATCTCCCTCCCCAAGCCAGCACTTACtgtactgtctcctctccccattgAAATAAACAGTTTCTACAGCAACTCCCTGCCATGATTAGAAGTGTAAATATTGAAGCAGGGATTTCAGCATAAATGAAAGAGCGGGAGTGagtgacagagcgagagaaagaaagagccagCGTGAAATGGTGTTCATTTCCAACAGAGGTTTTGCAAAGTGATTGCCTCGTAATTCTCTTGTTTAGCAGTGAATGAGTTCGGCTGCTGGCAGCTTGCCTGTATTGTTGCGTTTTGTGTAGTACCATCCTATGGGAAGAACAACAGTGCCATAAGAAAAGAGCTAGCAGTACAGCCTCATCCCCACTCTCCTATTGTTGTCTATTTATAGGCTTTGGGGAACAGAAACACTAAAGAAATCGATAAAGCTTCTATCAGTGTGAAAGTCGTGCAGAGAAGACACTAAGTGTTCGTGACAAATAGAGGATCAGAGAAGTGCATTAACTGTGTGTTAAgggacaatttattttattgaaagAGAAGACTCCTATACCACGGTGAGTCTAAAACAATCATGGAAAAGATACCTTTGGGAACATGAGCCAATGCATACTAATAAATGGTCTGCATTTTCCTGTGAGTTACATGGGGATGTTTCCCCATTTCCACAGCATAATTAAGCAACAAGGCCGGGGGGTGTGGTAAGGGTTGTTCTCAGGCACGACACGCATCACACACCCCAGGTGCCTTATTTCTATTAGAAACTGGTTACTAAGATAAATAGAACAGTAAATAAGTATTTTtgtgtcagaccagtggtatattgtctgatataccCCCGGCTAAAAtgctgtttcagccaatcagcatccagtcCCAAGAGAACTCCAGCAGAAGGAATACATACTCGTAACATCACTGCAGAGAACCGAGAGCACTCACAGGACCTGCATAATGTCTATAGAAGACTAACATGATGAGGCTACAGAGCTGTGACATGGGGTGGATAAAGTCCTGCCTTATAAGCTGCTTCCATTAGCTTCTCTGacgtttttatttgacctttatttaactaggcaagtcagttaagaacacatttatattttcaatgacggcctaggaacagtgggttcaggggcagaacgacagatttgtaccttgtcagcacgggggattgaacttgcaaccttccggttactagtccaacactaaccactaggctaccctgccgccccattatcaCAGTATAGTGAACataaaatgcaacaatttaaaagattttacggAGTTACATaacatgaggaaatcagtcaattgaaataaataggcctcacaacgggcctcaggatctcgtcacagtatttgCGCATTCACATTGTCATCGATAAAATGtatttgtgttcattgtccatagcttatgcctgcccataccataaactCATCACCACGGGGCACTGTTCACTATATCCACAAACTGcttgcccacacaacaccatacacgtgggtctacggttgtgaggccagttggacgtactgccaaattatctCAAACGATGTTTGAGGCAGCTTATAATAGatcaattaacattaaattcactggcaacagctctagtggacattcctgcagtcagcatgccaattgcacgctccctcaacttgagacatctgtggcattgtgttgtgtgacaaaactgtacattttagtagTCTTTTATTGTtcccggcacaaggtgcacctgtgtaatgatcgtgccgtttaatcatcttcttgatatgccacacttgtcaggtggatggattatcttggtaaaggagaaatgatcactaacagggatgtaaacaaatgtgtgcatgtATTGAAAATGTACGTATGGAAAATTATTTTTGTACGTATGGAAAATATCCTCTTGAAAGTAAACCAGTTGATAAAGAATAGGCCTTGTGTTCCAATTGGCTCTAGATAAATGCATTAAAGTCACATGTTCTACACAAACAGCccagtgtgtttgtctgtgagaTAAAGAAAACCAATCAACAGAGGGTGACTGTATGGGGCACAATAAATGCACACCTCCCTTCACAAGGCCAGACGTTGAGCTCCGAGGCACACTGGGACTGCCTCCAGAATTCCAACACTCCTGGCTCCCTTCCGTGAactcacacacaaaaacaccTGGCTTGCAGCCATGGACATGTAGTTCTTGTCTGACCGTCTAAGAGCCCTCGTCCTGCTTTGGGTCTTTCTGTAACATATACAGTGGGAGGGTGATAGTGTTACACAATCCAGTGAATCAACAGTCCTAAATGACTCCCACAGTAGGTGACATTCATGTCTGCTATACttagacacccacacacagagacacacctacCCATAACGACCCAGACAGCTTCCTATGGGTAAACACACATTTCTATAGATCAGAGCAGGGCCAGACAGAGACACGCCTACCCATAAAGACCCAGACAGCTTCCTATGGGTAAACACACACTTTTATAGATCAGAGCAGGGCCAGACAGAGACACGCCTACCCATAAAGACCCAGACAGCTTCCTATGGGTAAACACACACTTTTATAGATCAGAGCAGGGCCAGACAGAGACACGCCTACCCATAAAGACCCAGACAGCTTCCTATGGGTAAACACACACTTTTATAGATCAGAGCAGGGCCAGACAGAGACACGCCTACCCATAAAGACCCAGACAGCTTCCTATGGGTAAACACACACTTTTATAGATCAGAGCAGGGCCAGAAAGAGGAACACCAACAggccctcccactctctccactGTAGCAGAGCCAGTTACTACACACAGTACTGTATACAGTCAACCAGGAGTGTCAGCAGTATAAAACACCATCCATCAGCCAGTCTCTCTGTACTGACATGCCATGATTAGTGTACTGGAGGTTGTAGATAGACAGTGGCCAACTCTCCTGGAGAACTACTGTGTGTTATAGCTCCTGCCTTGCTCGAACACAGCTAATCCAGGTCTTAATGAGTAGCTGCTTGGTAGAATTTCAGTATCCAGCAGGTCTGCAGGAAGAGGGTAGGCCATCACTGGTTTACAACATCTCTAGTCATGCTCTGACTGTCACTACTAAAGCATTATTCAGACTGAGTGTCTCTGGGACTAACCTAGTGAGGAAACAGTCACTTATTCTTTCTGCTCAACacacagcctcatctccagtctATTATGTCCAAAACAcatgactgacagacagatgaTTAAAtcctaaatgtttttcctcatttaATCTTTTTGAGCAGCTTTCTCCAGTGGTTAGCTTCAGGGAGGACTATTCTGGACTGATGTGCAGTGTGCTTCTCTGATACCTTCGCGGCTGTTGTGGCTTCCCCCAGTGGTGGGCGAAGCCACAACTCTGAAGTCAGACTTCAGAGAATACTAATGAGAAGCGCTGCTTCAGTGACGGCGCCCTGATAAACAGCTCTGAATCAGTCTGAAATCTGTTTCATCTGTGAACTACCTCTACTCTAGCCTTCCTCCTGACGCTGACTGCTCAAGCCATTAATGTACTACCATTCCTGCCATAATCGTCCATTAACTATTTGTTtttggaagaagaaaaaaaagtgctTGTTGCTTAAAGCGCTTTGAGAAAGTACATTAAACTTAGTGCTTTTCATTACAGTTAATCACTCGCCCTCTTACTCTCCATCAGTCTCTTTACTCCCTCCATCCCAGTCACATTCAGGGATATGACGCGCTGTGCTCTGCGCAGGTAGATTCAGCAGAAATCTCCCCCCGGGACAGAGAAATTGCCTTAGCACTTCGAAAATAAACCCTGGCTCAAAACACAATATCATTGTGGAGCTCAACATTTCCTACTGCCCTCATCTACACAGTAAGCAATTCAAAGCGAGCTCTCTGACTATTCATTGAGAGAGTATGGTTGTATGAGTCACTGGCTTTGGACATTGGCTCTTGTTTAGAAAACAATAAAGCACAGAAAGAGCGCGAGAGGGGgtagacagagagcgcgagagggggTAGACAGAAAGAGCGCGAGAGGGGGTAGACAGAAAGAGCGCGAGAGGGGGTAGACAGAAAGAGCGCGAGAGGGGGTAGACAGAAAGAGCGCGAGAGGGGGTAGACAGAAAGGACATTGACTTACGATCGAGTCCATTGACGTAGCGGATGGAGACCTCACAGTGTCCCCACACGGCACTGACGATAGGGTACAGCCTCCTGCCCTTTAACCCTCTGAAGGCCACGCCCAGGTACTGGCCGTCCACCATGAAGCTAAGCGTGCCCTCGTCCATGTCCAGCACCACCAGCAGGGCATCCGGCAGAACAAACGACTCGTCTGCCTCCAGGAAACACGGGTATGTTGGTGCCGAGGTGGAGGCCGGCCGGTTCTTACTGTCGTGGTAGAGTCTGTTCCGGCCCAAGTCCCAGCCCCACGACTCACAGTCCGAACCCACCAGGGCTGTGTAACCCACAGAGTGTAGAAGAGCATCAGCCGTGCCCACCCCTACGACAGCGTGTGTTCCTCGTTGTCTCGCCGGCCAGTGGATCCGCCAGACATGGAGCCCCCGTGTGTAGCCCAACTGGCCGCGGATGCAGTCGGTGCTCTGGGCCACCGGGTGGCGGTGGAAGGTCAGCTTGTCGTCCTCCTTGACAAAGACATTGAGCGAGCGGTCCTCTGGGTTCCAGGCATGGTGGAGCTGCAGGTCAGAGGTCGCAGGGGGCATGTCCAAAAGTAGGTCAAGACGAGGAGGCCGGCAGAAGTCTGGACCCCGCAGCTCACGGCGGACAGGCCGATAGGAGGGATCGCCCCGTGCGTCAACCGACTTGATGCTGCCCGAGATCTTCTGACCCATCGctggagagggatagaaggagatggagggcgGAGAGAGGGTGGTATGGGACTTCTCGCCGTTACCTCATGGGCGCTGTGGCCAGAAGGGCAGTCGTCCCTGGCTGAGAGCCGCTCTCACAGAGACACTCAGCCCACTGTCAGAGGAACCTCGCCCCTACAGGAGAGACGCAGCCCACTGTCAGAAGAACCTCGCCCCTACAGGAGAGACGCAGCCCACTGTCAGAAGAACCTCGCCCCTACAGGAGAGACGCAGCCCACTGTCAGAAGAACCTCGCTCCTACAGGAGAGACGCAGCCCACTGTCAGAGGAACCTCAcacctacaggagacacacagaagAAAATATTAGTTGACTTTATCATGACATATTCTCACTTTCCCAAACTCCTGTTACACACAGCAGCAATGGCAAGACAACACAACAATGAAGGCCCTTTTCCTTACATATCGAAATTCAACTCTCAAAACAGACAGGCTAATGCAGCTGGCTTCCTTCACCCAGAATAAAAACAGTCAAAAGAgcagagatagggggaggagaggaagcacAAGAGAGATGTATCAGTCTGAAAAAGCCTCAGGCTGTTCTGTAGTTCCTAACAGCTCTCTGGAAGAAGAGGGGGGACATCTGAGCAACAAAAAGGGAGGATGAACTCTTTTCTTCTACTGACTCACTCAAGAGACTTGAAGAAATTCCTCCTCAGTTACCAGCCTCACACGCCAAGGGCACCACCCCTACAGACACTGTGTGCATGTGTCAAACCCGACATGAACTTTCACAAACTATGCACCAAACGAGACTGCACCCCCAGAAATGTAGCTGGACCCCCCCCAGAAATGTAGCTGCTCAGTTTTAACCACACTCACCACATACTGAACAGAGAGGACCATACATTGTATAACGAAACACGGCAAACGTGGGGTCACTCGCATGCACACAATGaaaaggcctgtgtgtgtgtgtgtgttcttaaaaAGGAAGGATATTCAGAGAACACTAACATTACT is a window from the Oncorhynchus tshawytscha isolate Ot180627B linkage group LG14, Otsh_v2.0, whole genome shotgun sequence genome containing:
- the LOC112267257 gene encoding SPRY domain-containing SOCS box protein 4 produces the protein MGQKISGSIKSVDARGDPSYRPVRRELRGPDFCRPPRLDLLLDMPPATSDLQLHHAWNPEDRSLNVFVKEDDKLTFHRHPVAQSTDCIRGQLGYTRGLHVWRIHWPARQRGTHAVVGVGTADALLHSVGYTALVGSDCESWGWDLGRNRLYHDSKNRPASTSAPTYPCFLEADESFVLPDALLVVLDMDEGTLSFMVDGQYLGVAFRGLKGRRLYPIVSAVWGHCEVSIRYVNGLDPEPLPLMDLCRRVARLALGRDRVNQIDTLPLPETIKNYLQYQ